The window TGAGAGTTGTTTCCTTTGAGATGTATCAGATAGGTTATGTCTAAAACCTTAGCGTTGTTAATATTGAATTTTGTAATCGAATAGTCCCAATTTATAGTAGCAGATAACATGCAAATAACAAAAGCAATTTGAGAATTTACCCTGACTAAATACCAAATGTTTTTAATTTTATAGACTTTTATAAATGTGGTAATCAAGCCGAAAAATGTCATTAGTAGGTAAGCGAATACTCCAAGACGTTTATAAGTAAAACCAAAAGCTGAAACGTATTGATAGTTTTTAATAGAAATTAAAACAATGAGTATACTATTTAACCCAATCCATAAATAGGTTAAATTTTTAATAGTTTTATTTTTTTTGTAGAAATTTAAATCGCTTCTAAAAAAGAATAAAATAGTTAGTATTGCTATTATAATGGACGCTATTAAAGCATTAATTCCATTGTGTACTTGGATTGATAAATGGTTGGCACTATCCACTGTATTGGTCAACAAAGACATGACATCTGTAATACTATAAAAGACGATCAGAAGATTAAGAAACGCAAGTAGAGTAGTCCCTAATTGATTGTCTTTTTTGTTTTTTTCTTCGGACGTATTTTTTCTTTCAATTAATATATTAACGGTATTTAAATCTAAAGTGGTTGCAGGTTCTATTGTCACAGGTTGACTAATGTTATTGAATAGAAAATAACCCAATACAGTCATAAGGATCCATTGCAGATTGATAAAGTCGAAATTAATTTGTGCAATTACATCTTCAAATATTGGATTCCCATTTTTGTAAAGTAGAATAAAAACGATAATGAATACTAGCGGGATACCAATCAGTTTTACCCAATGTAAAATATCAATATCTTTTTTTAAAGCGGTTTGTACAGGAGTGACATCACTGTCAAATTTGCGATGAAAATATCCTGCAATTACAGTATAAAAGCCATTAATCCATTGTACGTAAATCGAATTTTTGTTAGAGGATACAGATCCTATCAAAGTAAAAAATGAAAAGATATTAGTAAATATAGCTAAAGCAGTCCCTTGTATAAATACCAGAATTGCGGTTACTAAATATATAGACGCATAGATT is drawn from Psychroserpens sp. NJDZ02 and contains these coding sequences:
- a CDS encoding DUF4153 domain-containing protein — protein: MKHLILIIASLCFSALFYQQTIGLNLSLFSIITIAILWWHNKPQFQNQTTIIYASIYLVTAILVFIQGTALAIFTNIFSFFTLIGSVSSNKNSIYVQWINGFYTVIAGYFHRKFDSDVTPVQTALKKDIDILHWVKLIGIPLVFIIVFILLYKNGNPIFEDVIAQINFDFINLQWILMTVLGYFLFNNISQPVTIEPATTLDLNTVNILIERKNTSEEKNKKDNQLGTTLLAFLNLLIVFYSITDVMSLLTNTVDSANHLSIQVHNGINALIASIIIAILTILFFFRSDLNFYKKNKTIKNLTYLWIGLNSILIVLISIKNYQYVSAFGFTYKRLGVFAYLLMTFFGLITTFIKVYKIKNIWYLVRVNSQIAFVICMLSATINWDYSITKFNINNAKVLDITYLIHLKGNNSQLLKTYAQQYTLSEPINSQINQKWTSHNQSLSLMNWQEYSLENFTNTSKTNQ